In one window of Thermoanaerobaculia bacterium DNA:
- a CDS encoding SDR family oxidoreductase, producing the protein MARVLAAPAIVRLLEREPGLAPAVESVLERGAALRAAARRAYADAVPAGPPGGEAARAASAELAAAVAALEEITGRKNLSPFGLELDRAIERFHRAVAAARAARHAFTPRRVFRSAEAQRALSQAQWLFTRAWGALEKAASGRSLRALPWRLELCSHLDPEAPFDELEIAGHELPGTPAAKRPWGERCVLSGEPFLIDRSREPLVRYRSLEAAHHVLSPASHRLVVRLRAALARIPEEASGSPARGAPSAISALRRSFGFLFEEYLAEPSHPTFARLGLLDFPALAVGLNNLLVAWAHRPLFGTLARLQMPGDGPYAWRSYAEVRRDAFALARSWERLGVPAEASIGILVDANAPEFYLAELAAVLTRRTSVGLPASLSAEALGGIAGRAGLGLVVADRRGLELLRAPGFAAARGALTATAAVAGVIGFGDALPELQHDERSLSTLLDDARSDPGLASWRAASGLTLATGILHDDAPGHARARELGIVEDGAEDLFTILFTSGSTGLPKGTLATRRRWAEEMCVEVDLWPYVGASFQPSAIAGDRGSVWRALTNGGRVGFTRRGAELFHDLRRLRPTLFDVPPVIWNTLYGEYRRAIARPDLDAAEVARIRRRFRDALGGRIAFMATGGAPSDEGVRRTMETLFGVPMSEGYGTTETGFIARNGVLLPGIEYRLIDRPELGFTAADRPLPRGELAVRTARSTARYLGAEARDASEFTADGFFRTGDLVELGPGRRVRVVGRSKLTFKLAGAELVSPEELERVYSRSESIEQIWITAAPGAARVVAVVVPRRDGVDERELTDELLRVAGEAALRPHERVSGVVVAQREGGASPWTVENGLLTPSFKIHRRALGERYREAIASAVAGVAGIAASAGVAASAEPGWSGAVGADASSTEKALTRDEGAAAESLRAMTAIVAIVAGVLRRPRETIDLELSFAEQGGDSLAALELAMRIEEVFGGKERLDEAVQAASETLARRPLRELAAWLAPARRRADDGENDGVDDAAGHAAGHEATTVLSLSGPLPESVANAPQSASDDELALANRDAVDVPEIGKTVPQATSRDVLLTGANGFLGVHLLTLLARTLPAGARVFAIVRAASDRAACERLRAAVSAAGLPETSLSPDPRDRSARVVGIAGRLDAPQFGLDAGRWQELAREVGMVLHVAASVTGASGYAALRATNVLGTRRALELATTGTLKAFHLVSSLNVSLLVAGPGRGIAAETTPVPERLSREQFDANSGYAITKWVGERMVEELVRQMGGRGDRFRASISRPALLSWSRATGYANDHDWLTRVLSSCLTTRSIPGPPEAGVPGWIPETETSARGLDLVPIDFAAEAIACLAERTREAPGIGGSEAIGASGAIGASGAPVFHVSNLAPGERGLVTLPRLLDLLVLADLEVRAGLAPGSLEPVEPLQLVTPAEWRSRVEATGAAALAILPQLRQSIPALPRTPTARFRAVVGEALSDPGVDVATLAAFVRAHRSQAPGGPLSGAPSRPALGAR; encoded by the coding sequence ATGGCCCGGGTTCTCGCTGCGCCTGCGATCGTTCGCCTGCTCGAGCGCGAGCCCGGGCTGGCCCCGGCCGTCGAGAGCGTGCTCGAACGCGGTGCGGCGCTTCGCGCCGCGGCGCGACGGGCCTACGCGGATGCGGTGCCTGCGGGGCCGCCCGGGGGCGAGGCGGCACGGGCTGCCTCGGCCGAGCTCGCCGCCGCGGTCGCGGCGCTGGAGGAGATCACCGGGCGGAAGAACCTCTCGCCGTTCGGCCTGGAGCTCGACCGGGCGATCGAGCGCTTCCACCGGGCGGTGGCGGCGGCTCGGGCTGCACGCCACGCCTTCACCCCGCGGCGCGTCTTTCGTTCGGCCGAGGCGCAGCGGGCGCTCTCGCAGGCGCAGTGGCTGTTCACGCGCGCCTGGGGGGCGCTCGAGAAGGCGGCCTCGGGCCGGTCGCTCCGCGCGCTGCCCTGGCGGCTCGAGCTCTGCTCTCACCTCGACCCGGAGGCGCCTTTCGACGAGCTCGAGATCGCGGGACACGAGCTCCCCGGAACCCCTGCCGCGAAGCGCCCGTGGGGCGAGCGCTGCGTGCTCTCGGGCGAACCGTTCCTGATCGATCGCAGCCGCGAGCCGCTCGTTCGCTATCGCTCGCTCGAAGCGGCCCATCACGTACTCTCGCCTGCCAGCCACCGACTCGTGGTGCGGCTCCGCGCGGCGCTCGCCCGGATTCCGGAGGAGGCATCGGGATCGCCGGCGAGGGGGGCGCCTTCGGCCATCAGCGCGCTGCGGCGGTCGTTCGGATTCCTGTTCGAGGAGTACCTGGCCGAGCCGAGCCACCCGACCTTCGCCCGCCTCGGGCTGCTCGACTTTCCGGCGCTCGCCGTCGGACTCAACAACCTCCTCGTCGCCTGGGCGCACCGGCCGCTGTTCGGGACTCTCGCGCGCCTCCAGATGCCGGGAGACGGGCCCTACGCCTGGCGGAGCTACGCCGAGGTGCGGCGCGATGCCTTCGCCCTGGCGCGCTCCTGGGAGCGGCTCGGCGTTCCCGCGGAGGCCTCGATCGGGATCCTGGTCGACGCGAACGCGCCGGAGTTCTATCTCGCCGAGCTCGCGGCGGTCCTCACGCGCCGCACTTCGGTGGGGCTCCCGGCCTCGCTCTCCGCCGAGGCGCTCGGCGGCATCGCCGGCCGCGCCGGGCTCGGGCTCGTCGTCGCCGACCGCCGCGGCCTCGAGCTCCTGCGCGCGCCGGGGTTCGCAGCGGCGCGCGGCGCTCTTACCGCGACCGCAGCGGTCGCCGGGGTCATCGGCTTCGGCGATGCGTTGCCTGAGTTGCAACACGACGAACGCTCTCTCTCGACATTGCTGGACGACGCTCGAAGTGACCCGGGTCTCGCGTCCTGGCGGGCCGCTTCGGGACTCACGCTCGCGACCGGAATCCTGCACGACGACGCGCCCGGCCATGCGCGGGCGCGCGAGCTCGGCATCGTGGAGGATGGCGCCGAGGACCTCTTCACCATCCTGTTCACCTCGGGCAGCACCGGACTGCCGAAGGGGACGCTCGCGACGCGCCGGCGGTGGGCGGAGGAGATGTGCGTCGAAGTCGACCTCTGGCCGTACGTCGGCGCCTCGTTCCAGCCGTCGGCGATCGCCGGCGACCGCGGCTCGGTCTGGCGCGCGCTGACCAACGGCGGCCGGGTCGGTTTCACGCGGCGCGGCGCGGAGCTCTTTCACGACCTGCGTCGGCTGCGCCCGACGCTCTTCGACGTGCCGCCGGTGATCTGGAACACGCTCTACGGCGAGTACCGGCGGGCGATCGCCCGGCCCGATCTCGACGCCGCGGAGGTCGCCCGGATACGGCGCCGCTTCCGCGACGCGCTCGGCGGCCGCATCGCTTTCATGGCGACCGGCGGGGCGCCGAGCGACGAGGGCGTGCGGCGCACCATGGAGACGCTCTTCGGCGTGCCGATGTCCGAGGGTTACGGCACCACCGAGACCGGCTTCATCGCCAGAAACGGTGTCCTGCTGCCGGGCATCGAGTACCGGCTCATCGACCGGCCCGAGCTCGGCTTTACCGCGGCCGACCGGCCGCTGCCGCGGGGCGAGCTCGCGGTGCGCACGGCGCGCTCGACGGCGCGGTATCTGGGCGCCGAGGCGCGCGATGCATCCGAGTTCACCGCCGACGGTTTCTTCCGCACCGGCGACCTGGTCGAGCTCGGCCCAGGCCGGCGGGTGCGCGTCGTCGGGCGCTCGAAGCTCACCTTCAAGCTCGCCGGCGCGGAGCTCGTCTCGCCCGAAGAGCTCGAGCGCGTCTATTCACGGAGCGAGTCGATCGAGCAGATCTGGATCACCGCCGCGCCCGGCGCGGCGCGGGTCGTGGCCGTCGTGGTGCCGCGCCGCGACGGCGTCGACGAGCGCGAGCTCACCGACGAACTGCTGCGCGTCGCCGGGGAGGCGGCGCTGCGTCCCCACGAGCGGGTGTCGGGAGTGGTCGTCGCGCAGCGCGAGGGCGGCGCCTCGCCGTGGACCGTGGAGAACGGGCTGCTCACCCCGTCGTTCAAGATCCACCGTCGCGCGCTCGGCGAGCGCTATCGCGAGGCGATCGCGAGCGCCGTCGCCGGCGTGGCCGGTATCGCAGCCAGCGCCGGCGTCGCAGCCAGCGCCGAGCCCGGATGGAGTGGCGCGGTCGGAGCGGATGCGAGCTCCACGGAGAAAGCTCTCACAAGGGACGAAGGCGCGGCCGCCGAGAGTCTGCGCGCGATGACCGCTATCGTCGCCATCGTCGCAGGGGTCTTGCGCCGGCCGCGCGAGACGATCGACCTCGAGCTCTCGTTCGCCGAGCAGGGGGGCGACTCGCTCGCCGCGCTCGAGCTGGCGATGCGGATCGAAGAGGTCTTCGGCGGCAAGGAGCGGCTCGACGAGGCGGTGCAAGCGGCCTCGGAGACGCTCGCCCGGCGACCGCTCCGCGAGCTCGCCGCCTGGCTCGCACCGGCGCGCCGCAGGGCAGACGACGGCGAGAACGACGGCGTGGACGACGCCGCTGGGCACGCCGCGGGCCACGAAGCGACCACCGTCCTTTCTTTGTCCGGTCCTTTGCCGGAATCGGTTGCGAACGCACCGCAATCGGCCAGCGACGACGAGCTCGCGCTGGCGAATCGCGACGCGGTCGATGTGCCTGAGATCGGCAAGACCGTCCCCCAGGCGACCTCGCGGGACGTTCTGCTCACCGGCGCGAACGGCTTTCTCGGCGTCCACCTCCTCACCCTCCTCGCGCGCACCCTCCCTGCGGGCGCGCGCGTTTTCGCCATCGTGCGGGCGGCGAGCGACCGGGCGGCCTGCGAGCGCCTGCGGGCGGCGGTCTCTGCCGCCGGCCTCCCGGAGACCAGCCTCTCTCCCGATCCGCGCGACCGGTCGGCGAGGGTAGTCGGAATCGCCGGCCGACTCGATGCGCCGCAGTTCGGGCTCGATGCTGGGCGCTGGCAGGAGCTCGCCCGCGAGGTGGGGATGGTCCTCCATGTGGCGGCGAGCGTCACCGGCGCGAGCGGCTACGCGGCGTTGCGCGCGACGAACGTTCTCGGCACCCGTCGGGCGCTGGAGCTCGCCACCACGGGGACCCTCAAGGCGTTTCACCTCGTCTCGTCGCTGAACGTCTCGCTTCTGGTCGCCGGACCGGGGCGCGGGATCGCCGCCGAAACGACGCCGGTGCCCGAGCGCCTGTCGCGGGAACAGTTCGACGCCAACAGCGGCTACGCGATCACCAAGTGGGTCGGGGAGCGGATGGTGGAGGAGCTGGTACGGCAGATGGGTGGGAGGGGTGACCGCTTTCGCGCTTCGATCAGCCGCCCGGCGCTCCTCTCCTGGTCGCGCGCGACCGGCTACGCCAACGATCACGACTGGCTGACGCGGGTGCTCTCGTCCTGCCTCACGACGCGGTCGATTCCCGGTCCGCCGGAGGCCGGCGTCCCGGGGTGGATCCCGGAGACCGAGACCTCGGCGCGCGGCCTCGATCTCGTGCCGATCGATTTCGCGGCCGAGGCGATCGCCTGCCTCGCCGAGCGGACGCGCGAGGCGCCGGGGATCGGCGGCAGCGAGGCGATCGGCGCGAGCGGCGCGATCGGCGCGAGCGGCGCGCCGGTCTTTCACGTCTCGAATCTCGCCCCGGGCGAGCGCGGGCTGGTGACACTGCCGCGGCTGCTCGATCTGCTCGTTCTGGCGGATCTGGAAGTGCGGGCCGGGCTGGCACCCGGCTCGCTCGAGCCCGTCGAGCCCCTCCAGCTCGTCACGCCGGCCGAGTGGCGATCGCGGGTCGAGGCGACGGGCGCCGCGGCGCTCGCCATCCTCCCGCAGTTGCGGCAGTCGATCCCCGCGCTGCCGCGGACGCCGACCGCCCGCTTCCGCGCGGTGGTGGGGGAGGCGCTCTCGGACCCCGGGGTCGACGTCGCGACGCTCGCCGCGTTCGTCCGGGCGCATCGGAGCCAGGCCCCCGGCGGTCCCCTTTCCGGGGCACCGAGCCGCCCGGCGCTCGGCGCGAGATAG
- a CDS encoding ATP-binding protein, whose protein sequence is MPEPRESERRRLLGELGAGLAAEASTLAALTDYLGQSYAELPEAELALPLAEEPQIPFWRGYAEQARDIGVARALALRFPQLGFPVERGISESAEYRRATRQGEADPARRVPVEIEREDLLSLHVEESIAGAIPVLIARHRNDFVRLVRALTARNEPEPVPDAMGACLVKGLVNWDRVGALRRRFEASLEPPGRAATEEEWAAEMASRIRPQKELWQDRLILLSDGPYSAVPAAEVGLDPATWRERSLALRLAHECFHCLTLRRHGRIRSHLLDELLADYVGSLAAFGSYDAGRALRFLGLNVDAPSLPGGRWEIYRGALPEAAIPILARLVEAAARALEGLPVTPLPVEARARQLLGLAAQGLDGIASGSPGAPESLLPFAASPTFRASAPATLAAVAETAAEIALWARQEGLAERPLRDLLVVHDELASNVANHGAGASEIALQIDLDRTLRRLHYRLEDDAAPFDPGARSRPDTAAALEDRSPGGLGIHLVRTLTRDLRWSRVGDRNRIELEIDLDSCAGVVVSTSRS, encoded by the coding sequence ATGCCCGAGCCCAGGGAAAGCGAGCGGCGCCGTCTCCTCGGCGAGCTGGGCGCCGGCCTCGCAGCGGAAGCCAGCACGCTCGCGGCCCTCACCGACTACCTGGGGCAGTCGTACGCCGAGTTGCCGGAGGCGGAGCTCGCCCTCCCCCTCGCCGAGGAGCCGCAGATTCCGTTCTGGCGGGGCTACGCAGAGCAGGCCCGCGACATCGGCGTCGCCCGGGCGCTCGCGCTGCGCTTCCCGCAGCTCGGCTTCCCGGTCGAGCGAGGCATCTCGGAGAGTGCCGAGTACCGCCGCGCGACGCGGCAGGGAGAGGCCGATCCCGCTCGACGCGTCCCGGTGGAGATCGAGCGCGAGGATCTCCTCTCGCTGCATGTCGAGGAGAGCATCGCCGGCGCGATTCCGGTGCTCATCGCCCGCCACAGGAACGACTTCGTGCGCCTGGTGCGCGCCCTCACCGCGCGCAACGAGCCGGAGCCGGTGCCGGACGCGATGGGCGCCTGTCTCGTCAAGGGACTGGTGAACTGGGATCGGGTCGGCGCCCTTCGCCGCCGATTCGAGGCGTCCCTCGAGCCACCCGGCCGCGCCGCGACCGAGGAGGAGTGGGCCGCGGAGATGGCGAGCCGCATCCGGCCGCAGAAGGAGCTCTGGCAGGATCGGCTGATCCTGCTCTCCGACGGCCCGTACTCGGCGGTTCCGGCGGCGGAGGTCGGCCTCGATCCGGCGACCTGGCGCGAGCGCTCGCTCGCGCTGCGGCTCGCGCACGAGTGCTTTCACTGCCTGACGCTCCGGCGGCACGGCCGGATCCGCAGCCACCTCCTGGACGAGCTGCTCGCCGACTATGTCGGCAGCCTCGCGGCCTTCGGCAGCTATGACGCCGGGCGCGCCCTGCGTTTTCTCGGCCTGAATGTCGACGCCCCGTCGCTGCCCGGAGGTCGCTGGGAGATCTACCGCGGTGCGCTGCCGGAGGCGGCGATTCCGATCCTGGCGCGGCTCGTCGAGGCTGCAGCCCGGGCCCTCGAGGGGCTCCCCGTGACGCCTCTCCCCGTGGAGGCGCGCGCCCGGCAGCTCCTCGGTCTCGCGGCTCAGGGGCTCGACGGGATCGCCTCCGGCTCGCCGGGCGCGCCCGAGTCGCTGCTGCCCTTCGCTGCGTCACCGACCTTCCGGGCCTCGGCGCCGGCGACCCTCGCCGCCGTGGCCGAGACGGCGGCGGAGATCGCCCTCTGGGCGCGCCAGGAGGGCCTCGCGGAACGCCCGCTGCGCGACCTGCTCGTGGTCCACGACGAGCTCGCTTCGAACGTCGCCAACCACGGCGCCGGGGCGAGCGAGATCGCTCTGCAGATCGACCTCGACCGGACGCTCCGACGGCTGCACTACCGGCTGGAGGACGACGCGGCGCCGTTCGATCCCGGAGCCCGCTCCCGGCCGGACACCGCGGCCGCGCTCGAGGATCGCTCCCCCGGCGGGCTGGGGATTCACCTGGTGCGGACGCTGACGCGCGACCTGCGCTGGTCGCGGGTCGGCGACCGCAACCGGATCGAGCTCGAGATCGATCTGGACTCGTGCGCTGGAGTCGTCGTCTCGACTAGCCGGTCTTGA
- a CDS encoding FHA domain-containing protein → MAKSETSIDSGVLDELNRLGAARVPIAGWLAGLEARRESVSEPVYRRVREDYSKRIDELDRLARPLRVEATRAIGVLDSELARLATEKEEVEVDLQEIELRRFLEEYTEAEFEERSRVPRERLAELGLELEKLRASRELWLAARGEAVAGAIAETAAPESAASPESTQATGSSSGSWAGVGSAPAPVHPPPAISPLVPTPTGIDLRPLSPASITMPRPIPPPRVSSPAIPIPPSPAPVAAIPASVSMAPLPPPPPPAPPAVPALDHTVVYTPEPPSFFPESVDPGAAGATLRLQATLVPADAGDGSARGHVLSPENTLGRVSENSIQIQHGSVSRHHALLRYTEDGWTLEDLGAENGTWVNGERIEKRRLADGDRVNIGTVRFLFKTG, encoded by the coding sequence ATGGCGAAAAGTGAAACGTCGATCGATTCGGGAGTGCTGGACGAGTTGAACCGGCTGGGTGCCGCTCGCGTTCCGATCGCGGGTTGGCTCGCGGGCCTCGAGGCCCGGCGCGAGAGCGTTTCGGAGCCGGTCTACCGGCGGGTTCGGGAGGACTATTCGAAACGGATCGACGAGCTCGACCGCCTCGCGAGGCCGTTGCGGGTCGAAGCGACGCGCGCGATCGGCGTCCTCGACAGCGAGCTCGCCCGGCTCGCCACCGAAAAGGAGGAGGTCGAGGTCGATCTGCAGGAGATCGAGCTCCGGCGCTTTCTCGAAGAGTACACGGAGGCCGAGTTCGAGGAGCGCTCCCGGGTGCCGCGCGAACGGCTCGCCGAGCTCGGTCTCGAGCTCGAGAAGCTCCGGGCGAGCCGCGAGCTCTGGCTCGCCGCTCGCGGCGAGGCGGTCGCCGGAGCGATCGCCGAAACCGCGGCGCCCGAGTCCGCGGCTTCCCCGGAATCGACCCAGGCTACTGGCTCGTCGAGCGGCTCGTGGGCCGGCGTCGGAAGCGCGCCTGCTCCGGTGCATCCGCCGCCTGCGATCTCCCCACTGGTGCCGACGCCCACCGGCATCGACCTTCGCCCGCTCTCGCCGGCGTCGATCACCATGCCGCGTCCGATCCCGCCGCCGCGAGTGTCCTCGCCGGCGATCCCCATCCCGCCCTCGCCGGCGCCGGTCGCTGCCATCCCAGCGTCCGTTTCGATGGCTCCGCTACCTCCGCCACCTCCGCCAGCTCCGCCGGCCGTGCCAGCGCTGGATCACACGGTGGTCTACACGCCCGAGCCGCCGAGCTTCTTTCCCGAATCGGTCGACCCGGGCGCGGCGGGCGCCACGCTGCGCCTGCAGGCCACGCTGGTCCCGGCCGATGCCGGCGACGGCTCCGCCCGGGGGCATGTGCTGTCGCCGGAGAACACCCTCGGGCGGGTGAGCGAGAACAGCATCCAGATCCAGCACGGATCGGTCTCCCGCCACCATGCGCTGCTGCGCTACACGGAGGACGGCTGGACGCTCGAGGATCTCGGAGCGGAGAACGGCACCTGGGTGAACGGCGAGCGCATCGAGAAGCGCCGGCTCGCCGACGGCGACCGCGTCAACATCGGCACCGTGCGCTTCCTCTTCAAGACCGGCTAG
- a CDS encoding NHLP bacteriocin export ABC transporter permease/ATPase subunit, whose amino-acid sequence MPTSSGRTEVKLRVTASPVDGLVGREIELAADGTELVVGRSPECSLPVADAAMSRRHARIALRDDGAFVIDNGSANGVFVGSERVAERLLGDGGRFRLGATEFEVIVERPAPPEPPPLAPMTTVYDPAPPAPPPVDRTISIADIAEIVRNIEKPKGFEDEGEVVVVAANKPFVLSDPDSVYLVESGRIEIFTVTLEQGQPAGARTHFVTVEAGGLFFGMDTDRYGMGSGFLATGKAGSELRHFSAARLMRMAAERDGHRERIAPLVARWIEALSRRLIVDLEVPRPEVTIEAGKLFEAPSGKRVSSERSVCWVEMPAAQFLFDGMSSASWELEGVLFPFAPGSWMELIGGADTFTGTPRSTAEGMGDPRAWAGLEAFHRLLCEGEFLNKRLSNVDEFQRLRSKAAETERAREAGMGAIGSVLGGTGVWNVQSFLGSDLGPIFAAMQAIGRHMGVPVKSHPEGKEKKSFDDSVLSVCLASRLRLRRVALVDDWWARDQGAMLAQLEETKAPIALLPVSPTKYEALDPVTGARRPVDEAFARTLSSFATTFYPGFPDGPVSAKQLIKFAVRGLGADFRSVIWMGIALGVLGTVPPLLTGKVFDTAIPQAEQGMLFQFAGGLFLMALAQAAFKITQSIATIRMQGKMDYAAQSAVWDRLLDLPMTFFRDYSAGDLADRASGVDQMRGIVAGAGIAAILGSFSSLFNVFQMLGYDFTLAAVAIGLTITYVLVTTFANFLQLRYQRDEQRKRGRITGLILQLISGVAKLRVCGAENHAFRVWATAFSEQRKVSFRVGRVKNVMQVWNACFPVLSTMIIFFTVVSLKQSAAESGTPFEMTTGDFLAFSAAYGMFLAAMQALGDASLSMLRIVPIWERLKPILEATPEIDSSKVHPGTLSGGIEISHLSFRYSADGPWILKDVSIKIKPGEFVALVGGSGSGKSTLMRLMLGFEKSEVGSVYYDGQDLATLDLRLVRSQMGVVLQESRLLPADIYRNIVGSSSRTVAEAWEAAEKAGIADDVRAMPMQMHTVISEGGGGFSGGQKQRLMIARAIVHKPRILFLDEATSALDNKTQAIVTESMNRLAATRIVIAHRLSTIVGADRICYLEQGELKEQGTFDELMAKDGLFAALAKRQLA is encoded by the coding sequence ATGCCGACCTCATCCGGACGCACTGAGGTCAAGCTCCGGGTCACGGCCTCGCCGGTCGACGGTCTCGTCGGCCGGGAGATCGAGCTCGCCGCCGACGGCACCGAGCTCGTCGTCGGGCGGTCGCCGGAGTGTTCGCTGCCGGTGGCCGATGCCGCGATGTCGCGCCGCCACGCGCGCATCGCCCTTCGCGACGACGGCGCCTTCGTCATCGACAACGGCAGCGCCAATGGCGTCTTCGTCGGCAGCGAGCGCGTCGCCGAGCGGCTGCTCGGCGACGGCGGCAGGTTCCGTCTCGGCGCGACCGAGTTCGAGGTCATCGTGGAGCGGCCGGCTCCGCCGGAACCCCCACCGCTGGCTCCGATGACCACGGTCTACGACCCGGCGCCACCGGCGCCGCCGCCGGTCGATCGCACGATCTCGATCGCCGATATCGCCGAGATCGTGCGCAACATCGAGAAGCCGAAAGGCTTCGAGGACGAGGGCGAGGTCGTGGTCGTGGCCGCGAACAAGCCCTTCGTGCTCTCCGACCCCGACTCCGTCTACCTGGTCGAATCCGGCCGCATCGAGATCTTCACGGTGACGCTCGAGCAGGGACAACCGGCGGGCGCCCGCACCCATTTCGTCACCGTCGAGGCGGGCGGGCTGTTCTTCGGCATGGACACCGACCGCTATGGCATGGGGTCGGGTTTCCTCGCCACCGGCAAGGCCGGCTCCGAGCTGCGCCACTTCTCCGCCGCCCGCCTCATGCGCATGGCGGCGGAGCGCGATGGGCACCGCGAACGGATCGCACCGCTGGTGGCGCGCTGGATCGAGGCGCTCTCCCGCCGGCTCATCGTCGATCTCGAGGTGCCGCGTCCGGAGGTCACGATCGAGGCCGGGAAGCTTTTCGAAGCCCCGTCCGGCAAGCGGGTGTCCTCCGAGCGCAGCGTCTGCTGGGTCGAGATGCCGGCGGCGCAGTTCCTGTTCGATGGCATGTCGAGCGCTTCGTGGGAGCTCGAGGGTGTGCTGTTTCCGTTCGCTCCCGGCAGCTGGATGGAGCTCATCGGCGGCGCCGACACCTTCACCGGCACCCCGCGCTCGACGGCCGAAGGGATGGGCGATCCGCGCGCCTGGGCCGGGCTCGAGGCGTTCCACCGCCTGCTCTGCGAGGGGGAGTTCCTCAACAAGCGGCTGTCGAACGTCGACGAGTTCCAGCGCCTGAGGAGCAAGGCCGCGGAGACCGAGCGGGCGCGCGAAGCGGGCATGGGGGCGATCGGTTCGGTGCTCGGCGGCACCGGCGTCTGGAACGTCCAGTCGTTCCTGGGGTCCGACCTCGGTCCGATCTTCGCCGCCATGCAGGCGATCGGGCGGCACATGGGTGTCCCGGTCAAGAGCCACCCGGAAGGCAAGGAGAAGAAGAGCTTCGACGACAGCGTGCTCTCGGTCTGTCTCGCCTCGCGGCTGCGCCTGCGCCGGGTGGCGCTGGTCGACGACTGGTGGGCGCGCGACCAGGGCGCGATGCTGGCGCAGCTCGAGGAGACCAAGGCGCCGATCGCACTCCTGCCGGTGAGCCCGACGAAGTACGAAGCGCTCGACCCGGTGACGGGAGCGCGTCGACCGGTCGACGAGGCGTTCGCGCGCACCCTGTCGTCGTTCGCGACCACTTTCTACCCCGGCTTCCCCGACGGCCCGGTGAGCGCGAAGCAGCTGATCAAGTTCGCCGTCCGCGGTCTCGGGGCGGATTTCCGCTCGGTGATCTGGATGGGCATCGCGCTCGGCGTGCTCGGCACGGTGCCGCCTCTGCTCACCGGCAAGGTGTTCGACACGGCGATCCCGCAGGCCGAGCAGGGGATGCTCTTCCAGTTCGCCGGCGGACTGTTCCTGATGGCCCTGGCGCAGGCCGCCTTCAAGATCACCCAGTCGATCGCCACCATCCGCATGCAGGGCAAGATGGACTACGCCGCCCAGTCGGCGGTCTGGGACCGGCTGCTCGATCTGCCGATGACCTTCTTCCGCGACTACTCGGCGGGCGATCTCGCGGATCGCGCTTCGGGCGTCGATCAGATGCGCGGCATCGTGGCGGGAGCCGGCATCGCCGCCATTCTCGGCTCCTTCTCCTCGCTGTTCAACGTCTTCCAGATGCTGGGCTACGACTTCACCCTGGCGGCGGTGGCGATCGGCCTCACCATCACCTACGTCCTGGTCACCACCTTCGCGAACTTCCTGCAGCTGCGCTATCAGCGCGACGAGCAGAGGAAGCGCGGGCGCATCACCGGGCTGATCCTCCAGCTGATCTCCGGGGTCGCGAAGCTCCGGGTCTGCGGCGCCGAGAATCACGCCTTCCGGGTCTGGGCGACCGCCTTCTCGGAGCAGCGCAAGGTGAGCTTCCGCGTCGGCCGGGTGAAGAACGTCATGCAGGTCTGGAACGCCTGCTTCCCGGTGCTCTCGACGATGATCATCTTCTTCACCGTCGTCTCGCTCAAGCAGTCAGCGGCCGAGTCCGGCACCCCGTTCGAGATGACCACCGGCGACTTCCTCGCCTTCTCGGCCGCCTACGGCATGTTCCTCGCGGCGATGCAGGCGCTGGGCGACGCCTCGCTTTCGATGCTGCGCATCGTGCCGATCTGGGAGCGCCTCAAGCCGATCCTCGAGGCGACGCCCGAGATCGACTCGTCGAAGGTTCACCCGGGAACGCTCTCCGGCGGGATCGAGATTTCACACCTCTCGTTCCGCTACTCCGCCGACGGGCCGTGGATCCTGAAAGACGTCTCGATCAAGATCAAGCCCGGCGAGTTCGTCGCGCTGGTCGGCGGCTCGGGCTCGGGCAAGTCGACGCTGATGCGGCTGATGCTGGGCTTCGAGAAGTCCGAGGTCGGATCGGTCTACTACGACGGCCAGGATCTGGCGACGCTCGATCTCCGGCTGGTGCGCTCCCAGATGGGCGTCGTGCTGCAGGAGAGCCGCCTGCTGCCGGCCGACATCTACCGCAACATCGTCGGCTCGTCGTCGCGCACCGTCGCGGAGGCCTGGGAGGCGGCGGAGAAGGCCGGCATCGCCGACGACGTGCGCGCCATGCCGATGCAGATGCATACCGTCATCTCGGAGGGCGGCGGCGGCTTCTCGGGCGGCCAGAAGCAGCGCCTGATGATCGCCCGGGCCATCGTTCACAAGCCGCGGATCCTGTTCCTCGACGAGGCCACCTCGGCGCTCGACAACAAGACGCAGGCGATCGTCACGGAGAGCATGAACCGGCTGGCGGCGACGCGCATCGTCATCGCCCACCGCCTGTCGACGATCGTCGGGGCGGACCGGATCTGCTACCTCGAACAGGGCGAGCTCAAGGAGCAGGGAACGTTCGACGAGCTCATGGCGAAGGACGGCCTGTTCGCGGCGCTCGCCAAGCGCCAGCTCGCCTGA